In Pseudanabaena sp. FACHB-2040, a single window of DNA contains:
- a CDS encoding RNA polymerase subunit sigma-24 has product MDTKDAAQKAAKINEIRSSAKTVKAVVETGAAASAAVSAATGLSVAATSGAGITSGLAAAGGVVGGGMAAGPAVLAAGPAYAGAKIINNTLFKDEGGLGEEERAARAVARKATGLGAAAGVAGAGAVTVAGGASGAAIMSTLAGIGGVVGGGAIAGTAVVALAPVAAAGALGYGVYKLFGGRRRRK; this is encoded by the coding sequence ATGGACACAAAAGACGCTGCTCAAAAGGCTGCCAAGATTAATGAAATTCGCAGCAGTGCAAAGACAGTGAAGGCCGTTGTCGAAACCGGTGCAGCAGCTAGTGCAGCTGTAAGTGCTGCAACAGGTTTATCCGTCGCAGCAACATCAGGGGCTGGCATTACTTCTGGTCTTGCTGCAGCTGGTGGTGTAGTAGGCGGTGGCATGGCTGCAGGGCCAGCAGTCTTAGCAGCAGGTCCTGCATACGCTGGTGCAAAGATTATCAACAATACTCTCTTCAAGGATGAAGGGGGGTTAGGTGAGGAGGAACGTGCTGCTCGAGCAGTCGCCCGAAAGGCTACAGGTCTGGGTGCCGCTGCGGGTGTAGCTGGGGCTGGGGCTGTCACAGTAGCTGGCGGAGCATCTGGCGCTGCAATTATGAGCACTCTTGCTGGTATTGGAGGTGTCGTTGGTGGTGGAGCTATTGCAGGTACAGCAGTTGTCGCTCTAGCTCCTGTTGCTGCCGCTGGAGCCCTTGGGTATGGAGTTTATAAGCTCTTTGGGGGTAGGAGAAGACGTAAATAA